AAACTAAAGAGTCATTGTGACTAAATGTGAGTGAAAGACTAGGTTTTATGAatagtcttttttttcttttcgtttttctttttcccccttCCTCAGGAGTGAAGGCTGTAGAATACTAGGtgtcagaaaagaaaaagttcatTAATAGATATAACTGAGATCTAAACAAAGACATTACAAAAGGGACAACAAATTGAAACGTGTTCTTTGCTGTTCTCAAAAAGCACCTAGCCTCCATTGCTTGAAAATAGCTCTTAAGCCCTAATTCTCTTCTATTTTAAATTGCTTTAATGTGCAACCAAACACAGTGTAAACTACTTTTAACACTCAAAAAGTGATAGCCCAAATGTGGCAGCAAATGGGGCTTTAGTCAGCAGAACCCCCTGTTTTTTTTGGTCAGTAAGAAAATATTGGTGTCTTAATAAACTTCCTTGCTAGATCCCTCTTTCTTTTAGCATGGAGCTTTTCCTAGGCCCTCCTTTAGAGATCTTCTCTACTAGTAGATAGGAGTAGTaacagtattttttttttttttttactactatAAGTAGATTGTTCTCTATTTTGCTTTAAGAGGAACCAGAGACAGCTTCTTCAGACCTGTTGGTATTGCTGATCTATGGCTGGGTGCAAAGCAACTCAAAATGAAATCAGGAGAATCTAGAGGCACCTCAGATAGCAAACATGGCTATGACAGAACAGTCGACAAACTCAACAGCAGATTTCTTAGCCATGTGCTAGGTTAGagcaattttggaattttgtcCTCCTGAACTGAccacaaggagaaaatgggtgACACATGGAAATTGAAAAGGCCAGCCTCTTAGAAATATTTAGGCAGTGGCAAGATCCTATAGAAAATTAGGTGGAAGAGTCTAACAGCAGAACAAGAGGAAGTTCGAGATTGGTTAAATGAAGTCAGAGAATCTTTGAGTACTTTGATCTTCTGGAAAACAAGAGGACCAAGATGACAGTGTTGGAATATTGCAGCTTGATTTAGGGGATTATACAGCTTGATTTAAGggattattttttgaatgtcCATGATAGTACTCCAAATAGTTCAGTCAAGCCTGCACTAAGAGGGAGTGGAGATAAAGATGATTTATGGTGTGACTATTGTAAGAAACCAAGGCACACAAGAGATAAGTGCTTGAAGTAGCATGGAAAACCTTAGAATGGACAAAAGGGGAATAGCAATAAAGCATTTCAGGGCACTGCAGTGATAGGGATAAAAGGAGCTACTGAGGAAAAGGTGAACACTGCATCAACATTAGAAAAGCCTCCTTTCACCGAGGAACAACTTGACCTCTTAGTTGTGAAATTTGCCTCATCATTGGATGAGTCCAAAGGGACATGAAGAACTCCAACAGGAAGTTAACACATAGAGAACAAGTTCACCAAAGTAAGTTGCCAAGTTAAATTTCCAACAGCTGGTACTTTCAGCATATATTGCTTCTTCCCGACTTCCTTAAGAGTGAATTAAAACAGTATCTTCATATCAACTACTATAGGTAAATTGTCTGTATGCTTAACTGTTAGACAAAATGACAATAGGAGAATATTATAATGTATTTTTGGAGGTCAATCCTAAATTAGACTACCATCAATAGAAGTTGGCATGGCATACTTGAAAATCCCTCTAAACCAGGGGATCTCATCGGTTTCAGATGCCCACAGTTCATCAAGAATATGACCACAAGAACTAACCTCATAGCTGTGCAACTTTATCTTATGTCGAACACGTGCTACTTGATTTTCAACCACTCCTCGAGGAAGCCCATCTCCTCCAGAAATAAAGAATTCCTACACGTCACCCAAATCATGTAAGAGGATTGAAGTTTCTGGCCAAGACATGAAATCCATCACACTTAACATATTGGATGCCCTAATGTTGCAAAAAGTTATCCAGGGTAAAATTGAATTACTGATGCCTTCCTTTCACACTGGACAACTTTTCAACACCTTATCTAAGTGAGGATTCTCCTTTCACACACATATAGTGTCCAAAAACAATGGCTAAAAGATTTTTAAACTTTCATGTTTTGATAGGCACAAAGTTGTTTACGTTAGTAAAGTGTCACTGTGCAAATACCTTTAAGACCTCTAAGTCTTCTTCTAATAGTTTAGCATCACTGGGGAAGAAAACACGTGATGGGCCTCCATCTAATATGACACGGAGTAGGCCATCCTGGCAGAAAATAACACTTggataaaactaaaaattcagATTTATAATAGATGTATTCAAAACAAATGGGGTTAAAGCACAAACCAGTGCTGCTTGAAGGAGACCTGTCACAATGCGATCTCTGAGTGGCTCCACGATGATATCACATAATTGATTTAGTACCTGCAGAAATTCACAGAAAACACAGTACAGAAAATACAAATTTGAGAAAAGTCAGCACGATTATACCAAACAAAGTTCCTCCATTTACAGATACAAATCAGATTCAGATTTCTGTATGTTAAATAGATGGATTTCTGTCCAGGTCTATTACCAAACAGCAGAGAAACAGTTGCTGAAGCAAGAAAACTTCATATATGATTTTACTTTAATGCATTGAAGTTTTCTCTGCATCAAACAATTTCTTCTATAGCCTGTACAGACCCAAGCTCCCCAAAGATTTAGATTGTTGGCACTCTCACCAGGCATATGGCAGTAAAATGTGAAGGTGTTCACCTTAGAAGTATGAATGTGATATCATAGACAAAACCTAAGTTGCCAAGTTAACCCAGAAATTATATTTGAGAAAagtaaaatgaacaaataagttACCTGTACATGTGACTTAAGATGCACAAGTGGAACTAAATACATTACTTTCAACAATCTTTGCCACAGACTTGGTGACTAATTCCAGACTTGTTGAACTTTTTTCACTTAAGCATCAAATACTGTCAGGGCTGTAGCCCAAATCAGCTTAATTTACACTGTGACTCACCATTAGCTAATAGCTCAAGTTTTTTGGGTCAAATTAATAGCTTAGCATGGTCTTAGAGCCTTCATTTTAAGGAGGTTATGAGTTTGAACTTCactgtttttttgtttttcttatttattgagCCATGCAAGCCTGACAAAAGGCAACCCATGGGGTGTAGTATTAGGGTTGTAACtcaaataaaattgatatacaTTATTGGCAAAATGTTACTTTATAGCTTAAGTTTTTACATCAAAATTGATAGCTTAACAAACACAATACACAAAACGTAGTTTCACAATAAGAAAACTTACCATATCAAGTGGTTCAACAATTGCTTCCAACCTAGAGTGAGTAACATTGGGCTTATACAGGTTGTCAATAAAAGGCTCTCTTAAATCCCAGAAAATAACTTTAGTTCCTACAGAATAACATGGAAGTAAGCTGATCAGCagtcaaatttcattttatgtcAACAAATGCAAGAAAGTACAATAATTCTTACCTGTGTACTCACAGATTCGGTCTATAGCTGCATTTATATCTTTCCTACTCCCATCAAATGTGTCCTTTTGCATGGAACTTCTTGATTTCTCATCCGTGGACCTCTCTATGGACAAAGGTCAGCAAAACAAGGATTAGAAAAAGGTTACTGTTTGGAGGGAAGCATTCCAGAGTAGGTCTTTTTCCAGGAGAATAATGACTATAGAAATCCACAAAATAATTAGTTAGATGATAAGGAATATTTATAAATAGcatcagggaaaaaaaaaaaaagacatg
This DNA window, taken from Vitis riparia cultivar Riparia Gloire de Montpellier isolate 1030 chromosome 13, EGFV_Vit.rip_1.0, whole genome shotgun sequence, encodes the following:
- the LOC117927611 gene encoding protein unc-13 homolog, whose translation is MQKDTFDGSRKDINAAIDRICEYTGTKVIFWDLREPFIDNLYKPNVTHSRLEAIVEPLDMVLNQLCDIIVEPLRDRIVTGLLQAALDGLLRVILDGGPSRVFFPSDAKLLEEDLEVLKEFFISGGDGLPRGVVENQVARVRHKIKLHSYETRELIEDLKSASGSEMQGGRSNLGADTNTLLRILCHRSDSEASHFLKKQFKIPRSAA